In Lates calcarifer isolate ASB-BC8 linkage group LG21, TLL_Latcal_v3, whole genome shotgun sequence, a single window of DNA contains:
- the linc.pou2af1 gene encoding colorectal cancer associated 2: METVPQINSFNALTKPKVYQGVRVKTTVKELLQRHRAREANSKKLETIPQSCLDLQDLCASTLPNLIPSGRYVDPPPANTPADASSCGARALQLRTAPFQVSDSSCNIQMQGDIYNDIQQQFEDMMLPSNCYSGNNNNNIGGGSSCNASLPPPPTFPLPWCHGLSSDADYYGNVMAPCSPPESLKLCSPMDHNSYSPQDSFSSSSSSCYDSPTRMESSYHSFASEPYHYQHCNLQDCYCLPHCWQGQQESFSAPEYTPYYNPTDYPYTCPVEENYFKRDLQMSSEMCYNVL, from the exons ATGGA AACTGTACCTCAGATCAACAGCTTCAATGCGCTTA CTAAGCCGAAGGTGTACCAGGGTGTCCGAGTGAAGACCACGGTCAAAGAGCTGCTACAGAGGCACAGAGCCCGGGAGGCCAACAGCAAAAAACTCGAGACG ATACCCCAGTCGTGCTTGGATCTTCAGGATCTTTGCGCGTCCACTCTTCCAA ATTTAATTCCGTCAGGTCGTTATGTGGACCCTCCTCCAGCCAACACTCCAGCAGACGCGAGCAGCTGTGGCGCGCGAGCTCTCCAGCTGCGCACCGCCCCGTTCCAAGTCTCTGATAGCTCGTGCAACATCCAGATGCAGGGAGACATATATAACGACatccagcagcagtttgaggACATGATGTTGCCCAGCAACTGCTACAGTggcaataacaacaacaacatcgGCGGTGGCAGCAGCTGCAAcgcctctctgcctcccccccCTACCTTCCCGCTGCCCTGGTGCCATGGACTCTCCTCAGATGCGGACTATTATGGGAATGTGATG gCTCCCTGCTCCCCACCAGAGTCACTGAAGCTCTGCAGCCCCATGGATCACAACAGCTACTCACCACAGgactctttctcctcctcctcttcctcctgctaCGACTCGCCCACCAGGATGGAGTCCAGCTACCACAGCTTTGCCTCAGAGCCCTATCACTACCAGCACTGCAACCTCCAGGACTGTTACTGCCTGCCTCACTGTTGGCAAGGCCAGCAGGAGAGCTTCTCTGCCCCTGAATACACACCGTACTACAACCCCACAGATTATCCATACACCTGTCCTGTAGAAGAGAACTATTTTAAGAGGGATTTGCAGATGAGCTCTGAAATGTGTTACAATGTACTATGA